Within the Micromonospora citrea genome, the region GGCCCGGTCGGTCACGGTGGCGGCAGGCGGCATCTCCCCCCGGTACCCGGCCGTGCGCGGTCGATGCCTCGCGCCGCGCCGGGTCCCCGCGCTCGCGGCCCGAGCGGCGGTGTCTCCGGGCGCTCGCGGCCCGGCCGGCGGGCTCCCGCGCCTCGCCCGGCGGCGGCGTGTCCCCGTCCGGCCCGCTCGATCGGATAGCGTCGTGCCATGCCCGACAGCGGTTACCCCTGGCCCATCGAGACGACCCGACTGGACAACGGCCTGCGCGTGGTGGTGAGCGAGGACCGCACCGCGCCCGCCGTCGCCGTGAACCTCTGGTACGACGTCGGCTCCCGGCACGAGCCCGCGGGGCAGACGGGCTTCGCCCACCTCTTCGAGCACCTGATGTTCGAGGGTTCGGTCAACGTGGCGAAGACCGAGCACATGAAGCTGGTGCAGGGCTCGGGCGGCTCCCTCAACGCCACCACCAACCCGGACCGCACCAACTACTTCGAGACCGTCCCGGCCGAGCACCTGGAGCTGGCGCTCTGGCTGGAGGCCGACCGGATGGGCGGCCTCGTCCCGGCGCTGACCCAGGAGACGCTGGACAACCAGCGTGACGTGGTGAAGAACGAGCGGCGCCAGCGCTACGAGAACGTGCCCTACGGCGACGCCTGGCTGCGGCTGCTGCCGCTGCTGTATCCGCCGGGGCATCCCTACCACCACGCCACGATCGGCTCGATGGCCGACCTGAACGCCGCCGACCTGGCCACCTTCCAGGCGTTCCACCGCACGTACTACGCGCCGAACAACGCGGTGCTGACCGTGGTGGGCGACGCCTCGGCCGCCGAGGTCTTCGCGCTGGCCGACAAGTACTTCGGCGCGATCCCGCCCCGCGAGGACATCCCGCCCGCCCCCGACGGCCGGGTGGTGCCAGCGACCGGGCGGCCGGCCGTGGAGACGGTCACCGGCGACGTCCCGGCACCCCGCGTCTACGTCGCGCACCGCACCCACGCCTTCGGCAGCCCCGGCTACGACGTGGTGACCGTGCTCGCCACCGTGCTGGGCAGCGGCCGGGGCAGCCGCCTCTACCAGCGCCTCGCCGACGGCGAGCGGATCGCCCAGCCCGACCTCGTCGGGGCGTACGGGGTGGACCTGGCGCACGCCCCGGCGCCGCTGATCGTCACCGCCACGGCCCGCCCCGGCGTCAGCGGCGAGCGGCTGGCCGCCGGGCTGGCCGAGGTGGTCGACGAGCTGGCCA harbors:
- a CDS encoding M16 family metallopeptidase, with amino-acid sequence MPDSGYPWPIETTRLDNGLRVVVSEDRTAPAVAVNLWYDVGSRHEPAGQTGFAHLFEHLMFEGSVNVAKTEHMKLVQGSGGSLNATTNPDRTNYFETVPAEHLELALWLEADRMGGLVPALTQETLDNQRDVVKNERRQRYENVPYGDAWLRLLPLLYPPGHPYHHATIGSMADLNAADLATFQAFHRTYYAPNNAVLTVVGDASAAEVFALADKYFGAIPPREDIPPAPDGRVVPATGRPAVETVTGDVPAPRVYVAHRTHAFGSPGYDVVTVLATVLGSGRGSRLYQRLADGERIAQPDLVGAYGVDLAHAPAPLIVTATARPGVSGERLAAGLAEVVDELATVPVTAAELDRAKSLLTTMWWRQMSTVDGRADTLGRYATQFGDPAKAAERLPAWLAVTAEQIAEAAAEVLAADDRVTLTYLPEEKP